In the Pontibacillus sp. HMF3514 genome, AAAGGCGACAATGGCATACGGGTACCATTGTCGCCTCCTATTTGCTATTAACTATAGGCAACTTTTATGATTAAATGTGATTAATTCCTAAACCAATTGTTTCGTGTTCAAGTCCCTTAACAGGAGCCCCAATTGTTCCATAAAAGGAAACGGCAATCCATTCGCCTTCTTGTGGTCGGTCGTATGGGCGTCCTCGAACAACTGTGAAACGAAGTCCTACGGTTCGCATCGTATCTCCTATAGCGAGCTGGCCACGTGTTACACCTTCTAATGCTTCTAATATAGCGTGATATAACGCATGGGTTTCTCGATACACTTCATCTTGAATGATGCCGTTCCGCTTAGCAGCTGTTTCAACGGATGAAATGACTTTTTGCATATTCATAGAGCCAGCTTTTCCGCTGCAGTATGTATAGCCTTTGAGCTGATCCTCGAAATGAATGAGTTCTTCTTCGGATAAAGTTGCTATTAAAACAGCCATCTTGCCAATATTTACAGTCTTTGTCATAAACTATACTCCATTTACTTTAAACTAGTGACTAATATCTTCTTTTATTGTATTCGTTTTCAATAAAATGTGTCAATGGAACTGATTGGGAAATTTAGTCAATTATCAAGCTGATATATTAATAGGGTAAAGGAGGGTGGTTTGAATAGATAAGGAAAAGTTACTATTTTATAAAAATTTTTTAACTTTTTGAGTTTTACATAAAAAACCACAGGGAATCGCTCTGTAACAATAAAAAGGGATGGTGATTCGCTATGACAATTCTGTTCTCCAAAGCACGTGAATTATTCGAAAAGGACTATCAGAACCAACAAGAGCAAGAACAACAAGAGGTGCAACCAACCAATGCAGCAACAGTTGGTGGAGAGGATAGCGAATTCGGCAAATCCGATGCAGCTATTAAGCATCAACCAGAAGAACAATAGTACAATAATGAACCGTCAGAGGATATGCACATAAGGGTCACCGTTCAGTCGTGAGCGGTGATTTTTTTTGTATAAAAAGTTAATTTAAAAAACGCCTGGCCCATGCCAGACGTTTCTTCTTATCTATATTAAATTAACCAAGTACCGTAACGGTCACCTGACGACGTCCGAAATTTAGTGCGTCCTGACGATTAGGGATGAAGACGTCAATGCGGTTCCCTTTAATATCTCCGCCAGTATCTCCCGCTATTGCTGTTCCGTAACCTTCTACATACACTCTTGTTCCTAATGGGATGACGTTTGGATCAACTGCAATCACTTTTTGGTTTGGGTTGGCTTTTAAGTTAATACCTGTTCTTGTAATGCCGCTGCACCCTGTGCAATTCGCTGTATATGCTGTCGCTTCCATAGTGATTTTTTTCTTAGACTTAGAAGCGGCTTTCGTCCTTGTATTTTTTGTTGCTTTTTTAGCTGGCTTTTCAACCTTTTTAAATCTTTTCGTTTTGGCTTCTTTCTTCTCGAGGTTTTTCTTGCTTGTTTCTACATCTTTAGCTGTTGTATCTTTTTTATCTGAAGTATTTTCTTTATGTTCATCTTTTATGGATTCTGCATGAAGTCCTTTTTGATCTACTACAGTATTTCCTACTAAACCTAAAACGATAAGGAGCCCAACAATTGAAGTCATGATTGTCTTTTTCATGATCGTTCCTCCTGTCTTTATTAACCTTAGCTAATTATAGCAGCAGGTCTAGGACATGCATATTAAAGGTAGGTAACATTTACAAGACAAATTGAATACAAAGATTACAATATGTTACAAATGAGGCTTTATGTTACACATGATGTATAAAAAAGCATTTCTAGCAATGTAGGAGGATGAAAGGTTTATAATAACTATTCAAGTTGGAACAGCTTCTATTATTACTACAATAGGGAACTCATCTTTACTTTTCGCAGCAACAAAATTAACGTATGATTATATATAGAAAGTAATCGATTACAAACATAATGTATGAAAACAGTTAAAGGTCAATAAAAGGGGGAGAAATATATGACAAAGCGATTAAAAGAATTATCGAATTGGTTAAAAGAACAAGAAACAGATGTAGCCTTTATAAACTCAACTGAGAATGTATTTTATTTAACAGGCTTCCACACCGATCCACATGAACGCCTAATGGGACTTTTTGTGTTCCAGGATGCTGAGCCATTGTTTGTCGTACCAGGAATGGAAGTGGGACAAGTGAAGGATTCAGGCTGGCCTTATGAAGTGATTGGGTATGCAGATCATGAAAACCCATGGGATCTTATCAAAGAGTCCGTTGATAAACGAGATGTTTCCAATGCAAACTTGATAGCGTTTGAAGAAGAGGTTCTTACATATTTACGTAGTCGGGCTTTGCAAGCATTGTTCCAGACAGCAAAGGTACGTCCGATTGAAGAGAAGTTAAACGAGATGCGCGTTGTAAAAGATGAAGATGAAATTGCGATCATCCGCCGTGCAGCAGAGTTTGCTGATTATGGTGTGAAGGTTGGAGTCGAAGCGCTTCAAGAAGGTATTACGGAAATGGAAGTACTCGCAAAGATTGAGTACGAGCTTAAGAAAAAAGGCATCCGTGAAATGTCCTTCTCTACCATGGTGCTATTCGGTGAGAAATCTGGTCATCCACACGGGAATCCTGGAGATCGTAAGCTTCAAAAAGGTGATCTCGTGTTATTTGATCTAGGTGTTGTCCTTGATGGTTACACATCAGACATTACTCGTACCGTTATTTATAAAGAAGTATCTAATGAGCAAAAAGAAATCTATAATACAGTACTGTCAGCGCAAATAGCTTCACTTGAAGCAAGCAAGCCTGGTAACAGAATTGGTGATTTAGATAAAATTGCTCGCGATATGATTATCAATGCAGGGTATGGCGATTTATTTCCACACCGTATTGGGCATGGATTAGGCATTAATGTACACGAATTCCCATCTATGAGTCATTTAAATAATGATCTCCTTAAAATAGGGATGACGTACACAATTGAACCAGGCATCTATGACCCGAATGTAGGTGGCGTTCGCATTGAAGACGATGTTCTTATCACAAAAGAAGGACATGAGACGCTAACGAAGTATCCGAAAGAATTACAGATCATAGGATGAAAATGGAGAGATCCCTAGCGTAGGCTGGGGGTCTTTTTCTGGACTTATGCTAAAGTGGATTTAGTGCAAAATGGGTACCGTAGTATATAGATCCTACGCACAAAACCGGAAAACAAGCGCTAATACACAACTGAATTGACGTACAAGTTTTGAAAGCTACGCTCAACAACAAAAACCGACGCTCATCTCCAGAGAGCAATCCACCATTAAACCATCCAAAAATTCCAAAATTCCAATTACGTTCTTCACTTTCTTACATATAATACATGTGAGGCATTTTCCCTAAAAGACTGTTCTTCGTTGCTTGTTAAAGCAATTTTATATATCATGTGTTGTATGGACGATTTTGTGATATAGAGTATTGAAGAGTACTTAGACTTCAATACGATTCAATTATATAGAGAACCGTTGTTTGTTACTTCTTATAAAGGAATGATTTATTTTGGTTAAATATCAACATGCATATGAAAAGTTGCTCGACATTACATCGAAAGAAAACATTTTGGTTGATGAACATATTCGAAATCATACCTATACTCGACTAGGAGGTAGGGCTGATCTTTTTGTAACACCAACTAGCTATGATGAAGTTCAAAATATTGTTAAATTAGCAAATAAAGTTGATGTTCCCTTTACCTTACTTGGTAATGGCTCCAACTTAATTGTAAAAGATGGTGGTATTCGTGGGATTGTACTAAGCTTGAAGAAGCTTGATACGATTTCACGTGAAGATAATCGTATTGTGGCTCAAAGTGGAGCGGCAATTATTGATGCTTCTAGAAGAGCGCTTGATGAACATCTTTCAGGACTTGAGTTCGCATGTGGAA is a window encoding:
- the hutP gene encoding hut operon transcriptional regulator HutP, with the translated sequence MTKTVNIGKMAVLIATLSEEELIHFEDQLKGYTYCSGKAGSMNMQKVISSVETAAKRNGIIQDEVYRETHALYHAILEALEGVTRGQLAIGDTMRTVGLRFTVVRGRPYDRPQEGEWIAVSFYGTIGAPVKGLEHETIGLGINHI
- a CDS encoding Xaa-Pro peptidase family protein — encoded protein: MTKRLKELSNWLKEQETDVAFINSTENVFYLTGFHTDPHERLMGLFVFQDAEPLFVVPGMEVGQVKDSGWPYEVIGYADHENPWDLIKESVDKRDVSNANLIAFEEEVLTYLRSRALQALFQTAKVRPIEEKLNEMRVVKDEDEIAIIRRAAEFADYGVKVGVEALQEGITEMEVLAKIEYELKKKGIREMSFSTMVLFGEKSGHPHGNPGDRKLQKGDLVLFDLGVVLDGYTSDITRTVIYKEVSNEQKEIYNTVLSAQIASLEASKPGNRIGDLDKIARDMIINAGYGDLFPHRIGHGLGINVHEFPSMSHLNNDLLKIGMTYTIEPGIYDPNVGGVRIEDDVLITKEGHETLTKYPKELQIIG